The genomic stretch tattattgatggtcttgaaggtttcctctagtttgttttgtttagtgatgacaaaggtgtcatccacacagcggacccaaagtttgggttggatgattggcagagctgtttgttcgagtctctgcgttactgcctctgctaagaaccctgatatcggagatcccatgggtgtaccgttggtttgtctgtaggttttgttattgaaagtgaagtgggtggtgaggcataggtccactagcttgatgatgttgtccttgctgatgaggttggtggtgtctggtgtatgtgtcttctgttcttctaatagtgtagtcagtgtttctttggccaggttgatgttgatggatgtgaacagggctgttacgtcaaaggagaccattatttcatcatAGGAGTGTTCTCCTAACATCcagggggaaaagcaggaacatggTTTGTGCAAAACCAGACATCAATaatctgacacttccgccatctacaatccgaccccaccacccaagacatttttccatccccacccctgtctgctttacggaaagaccactctctccgtgactcccttgttcgctccacactgccctccaaccccaccacacccggcaccttcccctgcaaccacaggaaatgctacacttgcccccacacctcctccctcacccctatcccaggccccaagatgactttccacattaagcagaggttcacctgcacatctgccaatgtggtatactgcatccactgtacccggtgtggcatcctcgacattggggaaaccaagcggagacttggggaccgctttgcagaacacctccgctcgcttcgcactaaacaactgcacctcccagtcgcaaaccatttccactccccctcccattctttagatgacatgtccgtcatgggcctcctgcagtgccacaatgatgccgcccgaaggttgcaggaacagcaactcatattccgcttgggaaccctgcagcccaatggtatcaatgtggacttcaccagcttcaaaatctccccttcccccaccgcatcccaaaaccagcccagttcgtcccctccccccactgcatcccaaaaccagtccaacctgtctctgcctccctaacttgttcttcctctcacccatcccttcctcccaccccaagctgcacccccatctcctacctactaacctcatcccacctccttgacctgtccgtcttccctggactgacctatccccctccctacctccccacctatactgtctccacctatcttcttttctctccatcttcggtccgcctccccctctgtccctatttatttcagaaccctctccccatccccctctctgatgaagggtctaggcctgaaacgtcagcttttgtgctcctgagatgctgcttggcctgctgtgttcatccagcctcacattttattagcatttggaatgcactgcctgcacaTGTGgagagacattcaagagggcattgaacAATTACATGCATGAAAATAATGTTCAAACTTATGGTGGGGGGGCTGCAGGGAAATAAAGGTAAAAAGCACAAGTtatagatataacacagtgtggagctggattaacacagcagaccaggcagcatcaaaggtgcagcaaaactgatgtttcaggttgggacccttctgttTTCTGTTGTTAAGTCTCCTGCACAGATCACAGGAGAGCTCACATAATGCAGGTTAAATTTTACATTCATTCAAAACAAGCAGAAAGTAAGAGAAATTGTCTGGCTGACTAAACAGGATTCTGTTTGatattctgatcagagataatgggaactgcagatgctggagactccaagataacaaagtgtgaagctggatggacagatgctgcttggcctgctgtgttcatccagcttcacactttgttatctgtttgATATTCTGATTGGTTCTGTTCAATACATACAGAAAACCATCAACCTTTATACCCCTGCAATCACATATATTACTTACATTTCATTCTTGTACAAACAGAAATCTTGTATCCTAAGTACTTATTTTATGCTGTGTACAGTAATGTTTAGATTCTCTAGTCTGTTCCCGAGAATAATAAAGAATTAAAAGTTcctctccagccatttctggGTACTCAAAGCCCGCTAAAAATTGCcttcctgttctgtgctgtcaTGTGCCATCCCACTAATGTTGCCTCACCCCGTTTCGTGACATTTTCTTCAAGCTGCACTGCAATtgtcatttgaagagctggtgtaggCACATTGGACATAATGGCCTCTTCTCATGCTTCTTCATTTTGTAGTCTGGTGTCAGCGAAACGCATTCCCTAAACAAAGGGCAGTGCAAAATACAGTAAGGGACAAACACCACTGAACCCGAGCCCTCGATGAACAGTTTAGCCACTATCCCCTCCACAGCCTTCGTCTTCAAACCTATTGGCGTTTCAAACCCGTGACGCTTGCGCACAAGCCGCAGGGATTAGTCGGTCACCGTCCACCACGTGACTGGGACTCCAGTACCCAGAAGGCGCTGTTCGACCGGATGCAGCGGTTACCAAGGAGCTGTTGTCATGTCGTCCGGTGGTGAAGGCCCGCTGCTGTCGCTGGATTTTGAAGTGTTTGGCAAAGTGCAGGGAGTTTTCTTCCGGAAATATACGCAGAAAGAGGCGAAGCGGCTTGGCCTGGCTGGATGGGTGGAGAACACGGAGCAGGGGACAGTGCGAGGCCAGCTGCAGGGAGCCGAGGAGCCGGTCCGGGCCATGCAAACCTGGCTGCGCCGTACAGGTAGCCCCAAGTCCCGGATAGACAGAGCGGAGTTCAGCAACCAGAAGCGAATCCAGCGCCGGGAGTACCCCGACTTCCAGATCATCAAGTAACCGGAGGCGGGGCTCTGTCAGCCCGAGAGTCACGGAGAGGATCCAGTCCGGCTTGGGAGTTGCTCGGTTCCGCTCTGATTCCAACCGCTTACGGAGTTCTGTTAGAAACGGAATCAGCCACTGTCAACCTGGAACCAGCCTCGCTGGGAATCAACCTCTCTCAAAAGTTCGCCGATAACCTTTAGTCCGGATGTTGAGGGTCTTTGTGGTTTATGTTCAATGTTTCCGGACAGTATTTCAAGTAGGTCCGCATTTGTCTTCGATGTTTTCTCCCTGTTCTTGTGTTCTTTTTCATGGAGGTTGGATGATGGTGAGTGGGGTTGATGTCCGGTTCTTGCCACCGTGGTCAGATCTGTAGCAACATTCCTATCAACAAACCAGAACGACCTCCAAATTTGGAGTTCCTTCCGAACCGACCTGAGATGTTTTTGAAGGCTCACGTTTTCCCATCTGTTGTAAGATTTGTTTGTCTGAATTGTCAAACTGAAAAGAGTACTACGGTAAATAAGGTACATAGgcgtgagttttttttaagttcaacTGAAAAGCTCGCTTCTGCGTTTTCATTATTTTCATGTGAAAGGATTCAATTTTGAGTCTAAACTTAAAGCAAAATGGCATTTTCGTAAAAGTGGTCTTGGTTAGAGAGCCTCCTAAGTGTGTTGCTAGACCGGTACTTCGCACCACTGCGTACTTTGTGCAGTTAAAGTGAGAGTTAATACAAAACAACATTCAGATTTAAAGGAGGTGCGGCCCCTGCAGTGAGATATTAAACAAACGTTCTATTCCACTGTTCCTGCACTTCAGGAACAACCCATTGGTAATAACACAGTGACGACCACTAAGAGGTTCTGGCGACAGATCTAACGTTAAACTTCCATGATCATTTTCCCAACTTCTGTTactgacaagataataaaatgtgaggctggatgaacacagcaggccaagcagcatctcaggagcacaaggtgctgcttggcctgctgtgttcatgcagcctcacattttattatcttggaattctccagcatctgcagttcccattatttctgttacTGACAAGTTGCCTTGCACAAAATTGC from Stegostoma tigrinum isolate sSteTig4 chromosome 26, sSteTig4.hap1, whole genome shotgun sequence encodes the following:
- the LOC132210995 gene encoding telomerase reverse transcriptase-like isoform X3, with protein sequence MKSLFTSININLAKETLTTLLEEQKTHTPDTTNLISKDNIIKLVDLCLTTHFTFNNKTYRQTNGTPMGSPISGFLAEAVTQRLEQTALPIIQPKLWVRCVDDTFVITKQNKLEETFKTINNTLYWHNIHKRGGKQQQTAVPRCHSRANSQWGTSNQRLQENNTSGPNTELQEQPSQHPQTKLH
- the LOC132210995 gene encoding telomerase reverse transcriptase-like isoform X1, producing the protein MSNVPTPALQMTIAVQLEENVTKRGEHSYDEIMVSFDVTALFTSININLAKETLTTLLEEQKTHTPDTTNLISKDNIIKLVDLCLTTHFTFNNKTYRQTNGTPMGSPISGFLAEAVTQRLEQTALPIIQPKLWVRCVDDTFVITKQNKLEETFKTINNTLYWHNIHKRGGKQQQTAVPRCHSRANSQWGTSNQRLQENNTSGPNTELQEQPSQHPQTKLH
- the LOC132210995 gene encoding telomerase reverse transcriptase-like isoform X2, with translation MSNVPTPALQMTIAVQLEENVTKRALFTSININLAKETLTTLLEEQKTHTPDTTNLISKDNIIKLVDLCLTTHFTFNNKTYRQTNGTPMGSPISGFLAEAVTQRLEQTALPIIQPKLWVRCVDDTFVITKQNKLEETFKTINNTLYWHNIHKRGGKQQQTAVPRCHSRANSQWGTSNQRLQENNTSGPNTELQEQPSQHPQTKLH
- the LOC125464263 gene encoding acylphosphatase-1-like, translating into MSSGGEGPLLSLDFEVFGKVQGVFFRKYTQKEAKRLGLAGWVENTEQGTVRGQLQGAEEPVRAMQTWLRRTGSPKSRIDRAEFSNQKRIQRREYPDFQIIK